A window of Oculatellaceae cyanobacterium genomic DNA:
CCAGTAAAGAGGACGTGATTGTCGCAATTCTCCAAACTTTTTTTGAACAGGGCTTCACCGACCTCATTGCCTTACATACCTCAGCTAGCCCAGTGTCCAAGAGTCTGATCGGCTGGACTCGTCAGAGGATGCAGGAGGTGCAGGAAAATGCAGCATTCCTCAGTATCGGGTTTGAGTTCCATGCGATCGCGTCCCGCAAACCAGCAACGCGACAGGTATTGCAGCGCTATTATCACCAGTATCAAACTAGCATCGCGGCACTGATCCACAAAGGGATTGAGCTCGGCGAGTTTCAGCCCACAGATGCACAAGAAATGGCGATGGCAATCATCAGCATCTATGAGGGGTTGACAGTCCTATGGATGCTGGATGCTGCCACAATTGATCTCGTAGGGGTTGCTGAACGGACAGTGCAATTATTGCTGGAAAGTATTGCAAAAGCTGCCTAACGACCAAGTTCACCCGCCATCGGAATCCGAAGCGGTTCGTGCAGTTTCTTCTTAAGATTGAATCATTGTTAATTTCCTGATATAAATCCTCTGTTTTATGCTGCGAGATACCGTTAAATCATTGGTTGGATAATTAATAGACACTATTAAAAGAGAATAATGAGGGAAAAACGACAAAACCGTTGTTCTGAGCATAGTTAACTTGCTCCCTTTGCGTATGACCCATCAACTAATGTAGGAACGCAATCACTGACATTTATCTCTAATGCTAAATCAACATCTTGTTCAAAGCCTCGCTCAATAAGTTCTTTACCAGAACCACACTGCTTCATTAGACGTTCCAGAGATTGACGAACACCTCGATATGCCCCAACTGGCAATTGCGCTTCTGGTGACAAGTTGCCTTCAAGATAACTGATAATTGCTCCTGCTCCAATGAAATCTTCAAATGAGGGACGAAGGC
This region includes:
- a CDS encoding TetR/AcrR family transcriptional regulator, which translates into the protein MPRPDMRAERIPQIIQAAMVVFARNGFAQTRMEDIGHEAGLSKATLYLYFASKEDVIVAILQTFFEQGFTDLIALHTSASPVSKSLIGWTRQRMQEVQENAAFLSIGFEFHAIASRKPATRQVLQRYYHQYQTSIAALIHKGIELGEFQPTDAQEMAMAIISIYEGLTVLWMLDAATIDLVGVAERTVQLLLESIAKAA